From a region of the Citricoccus muralis genome:
- a CDS encoding F0F1 ATP synthase subunit epsilon gives MAEHELEVEIVAEDRFVWSGPAQSVSARTAEGEIGILPGHTPMLAVLGDGDVVVQQTNGQTLTAHAEGGFFSVDNDRVVIVAGAASLDGDSAEQGAA, from the coding sequence ATGGCTGAGCACGAACTCGAAGTGGAGATCGTCGCCGAGGACCGCTTCGTGTGGTCCGGGCCGGCGCAGTCGGTCAGCGCCCGGACCGCAGAAGGCGAGATCGGCATCCTGCCGGGTCACACCCCGATGCTGGCCGTGCTGGGCGATGGCGACGTCGTGGTCCAGCAGACCAACGGGCAGACCCTCACGGCACATGCCGAGGGCGGGTTCTTCTCCGTGGACAACGACCGCGTCGTGATCGTGGCCGGGGCAGCGTCCCTCGACGGCGACTCCGCCGAGCAGGGCGCAGCCTGA
- a CDS encoding DUF2550 family protein, with amino-acid sequence MTPGWSALIAAVLAALVAAVLVVAFMVYWRWRTLVRTPGTFTARIRGAGEGTGGALVIGRYDESGLDLMTVASVDPRPRWSAARHLLRLHREGAVRQDGSVVVRVDGGPAPVDLVIQADACAGLSAWIESGPAVGFGTWRELPPRGYRRRAH; translated from the coding sequence GTGACGCCCGGGTGGTCCGCGCTGATCGCAGCGGTGCTGGCTGCCCTGGTGGCGGCCGTCCTGGTCGTCGCCTTCATGGTCTACTGGCGCTGGCGCACCCTGGTGCGCACCCCCGGGACCTTCACTGCCCGCATTCGCGGGGCAGGTGAGGGCACCGGGGGTGCCCTCGTCATCGGGCGGTACGACGAATCCGGTCTTGACCTCATGACGGTGGCCTCGGTGGATCCGCGGCCCCGCTGGTCAGCGGCCCGGCACCTGTTGCGGCTGCACCGCGAAGGGGCGGTCCGACAGGACGGCTCGGTGGTGGTGCGCGTGGACGGCGGACCGGCCCCGGTCGACCTGGTCATCCAGGCGGACGCCTGCGCCGGCCTCTCGGCCTGGATCGAATCCGGTCCGGCCGTGGGCTTCGGCACCTGGCGGGAGCTCCCGCCGCGGGGCTACCGGCGCAGGGCCCACTAG